The proteins below are encoded in one region of Clostridium estertheticum:
- the dapG gene encoding aspartate kinase produces MKILVQKFGGTSVSTKEKRKLVASKVINAKAKGYFPVVVVSAMGRKGEPYATDTLLSQIDDDFKGANPLAIDLLMSCGEIISTVVMCNELNNNKVDVVPLTGGQAGIITDSSYTNAAILNVDTKRILSILKNGKVPVVAGFQGMDDKGYVTTIGRGGSDVTAALLGAALNAVEVRIYTDVDGIMTADPRIVSEATLIKKISYDEIFQFADQGAKVIHPRAVEICKKYNIPLVIKNTMNECDGTVISNFESEEDDNIITGITHMNNRVQIKVTKNSGSSYDDLFDILAENLISIDLINVFPKEKIFTIDEKDFTKFTDLIKELNISYSFVKDCSKLAIIGSKMRGIPGVMARILKALTKQKIEVLQTADSHMTIWCLVETRDAKKAIIALHREFKLG; encoded by the coding sequence AAATGCAAAGGCTAAGGGGTATTTTCCCGTGGTAGTGGTTTCGGCTATGGGAAGAAAAGGTGAGCCTTATGCTACCGATACACTGTTATCACAAATAGACGATGATTTTAAAGGTGCAAATCCATTAGCAATAGATTTGCTAATGAGTTGTGGTGAAATTATAAGCACTGTAGTAATGTGTAATGAATTAAATAATAATAAAGTTGATGTTGTGCCTTTAACTGGGGGACAAGCAGGTATAATTACAGATAGTAGTTATACAAATGCTGCGATACTTAATGTAGATACAAAAAGGATATTAAGTATTTTGAAAAACGGAAAGGTTCCTGTAGTTGCAGGATTTCAAGGTATGGATGACAAGGGCTATGTTACGACCATTGGTAGAGGCGGAAGTGATGTTACAGCTGCACTGCTTGGGGCGGCGCTTAACGCAGTAGAGGTTCGAATATACACTGATGTAGATGGAATTATGACAGCGGATCCAAGAATAGTTTCTGAGGCAACTTTAATAAAGAAAATAAGTTATGATGAAATATTTCAATTTGCGGATCAAGGAGCAAAGGTTATACACCCAAGAGCAGTGGAGATATGTAAAAAATACAATATACCACTCGTAATAAAAAATACTATGAATGAATGCGACGGAACTGTAATTTCAAATTTTGAAAGTGAAGAAGATGATAATATAATTACAGGAATTACACATATGAATAATAGGGTTCAAATAAAAGTAACTAAAAATTCAGGTTCTAGCTATGATGATCTTTTTGATATTCTAGCTGAAAACCTTATAAGTATAGATCTTATAAATGTTTTTCCTAAAGAGAAAATATTTACTATTGATGAAAAGGACTTTACTAAATTTACTGATTTAATAAAAGAACTTAATATATCTTATTCTTTTGTGAAGGATTGTAGTAAGCTTGCAATTATTGGTTCAAAAATGAGAGGTATACCTGGTGTTATGGCGAGAATACTTAAGGCGTTAACAAAACAAAAAATTGAAGTATTACAAACAGCGGATTCTCATATGACAATATGGTGTCTTGTAGAAACAAGAGATGCCAAAAAAGCTATTATTGCACTACATAGAGAATTTAAATTAGGTTAA
- a CDS encoding ClpP family protease, protein MLKTQKNNEDKNNDQVESIKELGTTNVATQDDRIQVLPIIGQIEGHMMLSPQTKATKYEHVIPELIAMERDEKVKGILIVLNTVGGDVEAGLAIAEMIRSVSKPTVSLVVGGGHSIGIPLATAAEYSFISPSATMIIHPIRMNGLIIGVPQTFEYFNKMQERITEFIIRTSKIDKETVNRLMLQTDELLNDMGTILIGKQAVDNGLIDEVGGISEALSKLNEMIDKV, encoded by the coding sequence ATGTTAAAAACTCAAAAAAACAATGAAGATAAGAATAATGATCAGGTAGAAAGTATCAAAGAACTTGGAACAACTAATGTTGCAACTCAGGATGATAGAATTCAAGTTTTACCAATTATTGGACAAATAGAAGGACATATGATGTTATCTCCTCAAACAAAGGCTACTAAGTATGAACATGTTATCCCAGAACTTATTGCTATGGAGAGAGATGAAAAAGTAAAAGGTATTCTTATAGTCCTAAATACTGTAGGAGGAGATGTGGAAGCAGGTCTTGCAATAGCGGAGATGATTCGCAGCGTAAGTAAGCCAACAGTGTCGCTTGTAGTCGGTGGAGGGCATTCAATAGGCATACCACTGGCAACAGCTGCTGAGTACTCATTTATTTCTCCATCTGCAACTATGATAATTCATCCTATAAGAATGAATGGTTTAATCATAGGAGTACCTCAAACTTTTGAGTATTTTAATAAAATGCAAGAGAGAATCACAGAATTTATTATTAGAACCTCAAAGATTGACAAGGAAACGGTAAATAGATTAATGCTTCAAACTGATGAGCTTTTAAATGATATGGGTACTATACTCATAGGAAAACAAGCAGTGGATAATGGACTAATAGATGAAGTTGGTGGAATAAGTGAAGCTTTATCAAAATTAAATGAAATGATAGATAAAGTATAA